The Bacteroidales bacterium DNA window ACCATCACTCTCTGATAAGGGTTTCAGGTATTTTCTGCTGAAGGCCTATTCGGCAGCGTATTTCTTCAAACACGCCGGGCAAATGCAATCGGTATATTGCTGCATTAGCTGTATCATTTCCTTTCGGTGAATCCTGAATTC harbors:
- a CDS encoding cysteine-rich CWC family protein; protein product: MVSSGDALKRCPSCGSFFSCNPHGDCWCEEFRIHRKEMIQLMQQYTDCICPACLKKYAAE